The genomic interval CGCACCTAAAGTTTCAGGCCCGCAAAATTACCAGGACTCCATTATGTTGGTTATAAAATTTATTGATCTCTCATTTAGGAATGCAGAGTAAAACCTtgaaaaacctgaaaacaaaataGCCCCTTATCCCCAACCACCCAAACGAAATCCAAATACGTTAGCGCGACGAAATATCAAACAGATCACGGCAGAAATCACCAACTCAATAGCCTAAATGCTGACTGGACAGAAGCTGTCCCGCGGCCAGGGGCGGCGAGGCGGGAGACACACGCACACCTGGCTATAAATTAACATCTGCTTTGGCTGCCGCGCCGCTCCGAGTGGTcagcgccccgccccccccccaaagccCAAGAGGAAAACAGATGCAACGCGACTGGGGGAGGAGGCGTTGCAGTTCTCGGGCCAGCCTCACCCGAGAGTACGTTTCTCCCATCCACTCACTCCTCGGCTAACAGCAAACTAACGAAACAACATTTTCAAACGCAACAGAAAAACCCAGgaacccaggaggaggaggagggggggggctGCTTTTTCTTTGCAAACAACACAGCGATTCCCAGCCTacaaaaggggagggaggggcagcggAGAGGGGCAGGCGAGCTCGAGAAAGTCCCATTTCCGCCGCTCCGGACTCCTTTTTGCTTTTGTACAAAACCCGACAGCTATAGCAAAACTTTCTGTCCTCCCCATCATCGGTACAAGGCAACAGTCCCAGGCAAGCAAAGCTAAACAACAAGGCGTCCCAACTCGGGGgtgcggggcggggtggggcggaggAGCGGCGAGCGCAGGCCGGTGCTCAGATGTGGGTCAGCGGCACCGTTCCGTTGACGGCAGTCCCGGCGCCCTGGTAGTGCTGGTGCACGCTGTGCAGGCGGCCGCCCGGTAGCGGCGAGGCGGCGTCAGCCGCGTCCCCGCCGGGCGGCAGGTACATGCTGATCATGTCGCGCAGGTCGCCGAGGCACGCGCGCTGCGAGTGCGACGCGATGGCGGGCGGCGGCGAGCTGGGCTCGGTCTTCACCACCGTGCCCATGGGGCCCAGGCTcatggcggcggcggccgcggcggcggcggcggtggccgGCTGCTGCCCgtaggcggcggcggcggcggcggcggagggcGCCATGCCCCCGTAGCccgaggcggcggcggccgcggcggcggcgtTCATGTAGCTCTGGGCGCCGGGCGGCATCATGGGGCTGTACTGCAGGCCGGCCATGTCGTAGCGGTGCATCTGCGGcagcgcgggcggcggcggcgggctgcTCATGGTCGCGGGCTGCGCGTAGCCCAGCTGCTCCTGCACCAGCGAGTACGCGCCGTTGGCCCAGCCGTTCACGTGTGTGTACGTGTCCAGGCGCTGGCCCACGCCCACCGGGCTGctagcggcggcggcggcggcagcggcggcggcggcggccgcggctcCGGGGGGCAGCAGGCCGCCGGGCAGGGAGTACTTGTCCTTCTTGAGCAGCGTCTTGGTCTTGCGGCGCGGCCGGTACTTGTAGTCCGGGTATTCTTTCATGTGCACGGCGCGCAGCCGCTTGGCCTCGTCGATGAACGGCCGCTTCTCGGCGTCGGTCAGCAGTTTCCAGTCGGCACCCAAGCGCTTGCTGATCTCAGAGTTGTGCATCTTGGGGTTCTCCAGGGCCATCTTGCGCCGCTGCCCGCGGGACCAAACCATGAAGGCGTTCATGGGCCGCTTCACCCGGTCCTGGTCActgcctccgccgccgccgccgccgccgccggcgctCGCGCcaccgccgctgccgccgcctgCGTTCGCGCCGCCGGCTGCGTTCGCGCTACTCTTGCCTGCGCCGCCCGGGGCTGCGGGGCCGCCCGCGCCTGCAGCTGGGGTGGGTGGCCCCACGGGGTTCTTGAGTTCAGTCTCCAGCAGGCTGTACATGGCCGGGGCGGGAAGAAGGTGCGCCAGGGTGGCGGGAGGAGAAGGCGCTCCCGGGACTGGAGCGGCCACGGTGAAAAGGCCTGAGGACTCCGTCGGAGGGGCGCTTGGGGGCCGGTGGGCCAGCGGGTCGGGCAGGAAGGGCAGGCTTGCCGAAGTGCTCCGCGCCGAATCAGCAGGAACCCGCAGGCTACTCGCACCTGATGCGTTGTCTCGGGCTGGTCGCATTCGCAGTCTGGCCGGGCACTCGCCGGGCCTCTTATATACCTGCTCGGATCCCCCGGGGTTGGGGCTCGGTCCGCCCCTCGCTCCCGGGAGGCCCGGTGATTGACAGGCTCGCAGTGGTGCGCCCTGGCCAATCATCACGGAGCCGCCGTTCGGCCCCGCCGGAAAAAAAAAGTTCGGGGAGTCCTTTCGTTCACCCCCACGCCCCTCTTGGGCCCGGTGACGTGATGAGAGTTATTCAGGAGGCGGGAGTCCCGGGGAGCCGCTCAGAGACCACCAATTAGGGTCTCAAAAAGTTTGAAAGAACGAAACTCGAGGAGGTGACAGAGGGGGGAGGGGCGCGCGAGCAggtttgggggggaggggcagcgggCGCCCACGGGGTTCAGAAAACAACTTTGCAGCCCTGTCAGTGCCGAGAGGCGTCCGGTCCCGGGTCCACCCTGCAAAGCTTCCCGCTGTCTGCGCGGAGGTCCTCTGACCGCTTCTGCTGCCAGCGTTAGGGACACTGGGCATAGCCAGCTACCCAGGCGGGCTTGGGGACTCAGGGCGCAGCGGAGGTACCCCGGGCTGCGGCTCCGAGAAGCGCTCCCGGGAATCGGCCCCTGTCCAGCTGGACCCTCCGCTGGGAAGCCCCGGGCCAGCGCGCCCAGTACAGAGCGGGGGTCAGGGACCCGGGCTCGGGAGACAGGCTTTGGGACCGCGGAGCGCACGGGGGCTGCGAGGCTCCCGGTGGCTTGCAGGAGGGCGAGCAGCCAGACGCCCGCTGCCCCGGCCGGGCGGAGGCGCTCCCCTGCGGTGGTGCGACGAGGAGTGTgtggggggcggagggggtgAACCGGCTTCGGCTCTCTTCTCCGGGCCCCCGCTTAGCGGCCCCTTTTTGTCTCTGCTCTCTGGCCATTTCGGTTTTTCCAGTCCGATGCCCCTGAGGGGGAGGGTCGGGCCCCTTGGAAAATCCGTTTTCATGGCAACACAGAGCCTCTCCAAGTGAAAGAAAAGTTTATTGGAGGGGGGGGACGGTGGCCGGAGAGGAGCCGAGGCCGTCCTCCGGGCGAACCGCAGGGCCCCCTCCACTGGCCGCGCACCTGCCAGGACCACTGAGCGCTGCTCTCGCCGCGCAGCCGCGCGGCCTCCCCGGGGAGCAGGCTCTGCTAACGGATTCCgtccttctccttttttgttttacagCCTTCCTGACCGGAGCCTCGAGACGCGAGAGTCAGAGCGCGACATCACCCGCCTGTCGGGTTGTCTGCCAGACTAGCGGCGCGGGAACCCGGGCTGCGGGGAGAGGGAACCCCGACTGCCGCCGCCGCCAGCCCAGGCGAGTGGCACAGCGGTTGAAACTCCCGGAGCCTCGGGGGGCGACGGGTGGGAAGGAGAAGCCAGACGGGTAGAGGTGGCAGCGACTGAAATAAGGTGTTCGCACGGTGTGGCCCACCAACCCCCTAGCCTCGTGGAAAGGTGGGGAACCAAAAGAAAGGCGTAAATCTTAAGtgtgaaaaaaaccccaaacctagGTTTTTAGCCCCTTAGTGCTAATGCAAGACCCGGCGATCCTGGGAAGCCTGCACGCCAGGAATTTCCCCCTTTCTTGCACAAATTTTAAAGTAAGCCGTTGTGGCTTGGGGGACGCGGAGAAGGCCAGCCCGCCCTGGGGCCGGCGGACCGCTGGCACCAGAATCCCGGCTCCCAGCAGCAATGCCTCCTGGAAGTTTGGGGTCTCGAAACCCGCCCCTGAAGTCTGGATTCCGCCTGGTCTACGTTCTCTTGCTCATCTGGACGGCGGGAAACAAACGTATACGGTCAAGGGCTGTGACCATTTGAATGGGTGTACGGATTTAGGGTTTTAAAGTGAACTATCTGGATGGCTATGTGTATgagtcgtgtgtgtgtgtctgcacgcGGGCACGGGTATGTATACTTCAGCTGACACGGACTGGAAGGCAAGTCTCAGAAAACGGAATGATTCGCCAATCCCCACCTGCACCTGTTTTCTTGCCAAACTGGCTGACACAGTCAAAATTTCCTAGGCAAACCCACCTTCTCCCAAAGAAGTCAATGTGCAGTAGCCCTGCCCTCCTGCCGCCTTCTCCAGATGCCCTCTCGGGTTCTCTGGGCCTCTGAGGCTGTTGCTAAGTGAAGCGCGTTTTAGGAAACTACCCAACCGACGCGCGGCCTGGCGTCCAGTAGCCTGACAGATGTCAGGATTCTTTCCAAGTTTTAGGACCCAAGTAAGCCGTTGTGGTGACAGCGCCTGGGCTTCGTATTTCCCTAGGCAAGGGATGCGGTGCCGGGCCTGCGCTCCTCCCGGCAGCAGATTATCGGGGAACTAGTCACTGCTCCCAGCTGTTTGTCACTTGATCACACATACCCCGCGGTTTAGGTAAGCTCATTTTCACATCACGTCCTTCTGCCAGATTTACGGCAGTCTTGCTAGGATCAGACACCCTCTCCCACACTCCTGGCTGGCTTCCCTTGGAGGCCGTGATTAAACCGCTCTCTGTGCCCGTTAGCTCGGGTGGTCTGCACAGCCCCAAGTAAGAGTCACACCGAATTATCTTCGAAACATTTCCGAGGAAACGTTCTCAGCCCTAAGTACCATTTCAATAATCAAGCGAGGTTACCGTTATGGGCGTGGGGAACTGGGGGCAAGGCTGGAAGGAAACCCGTTCTCTTAGCCGACTAGCAGTACCGGCGCAGGCAGCAGCCGAGCGGCGCGACCTTCGCTGGGGGTCGGGAGAAGTGTCGCGGCAGGTACTATGGCCCGAGGGTCTTCGGTTCAGGCGGGGCCTGCGGGGAGGCAAGACTGACAGCGGAGCCCGAACCGGTGTCTCCGACACGCACCCTGCACCCAGTGAGGAAAGCAGAGGGACACAGTGGGGTTCAGGACCAGTCCTTTCCACCTTCTGCCGGAGAAGAGAGCGTGTTGGGCAGCCCTCTCGCCCTTGGGGCCTCCGGGAGCCCGTGGGCGGCATACAGAGCCCCGGACGGCGGGCTGGGAACCCGGCCAagcacccctcccccttctccccgccCTCCCAAGAGAGCTCCGGCTCCCTCGgactggggctgggcctggggcttcCAGGACCCAGGGCGCGGCAACAGCGCCGTTTGTTGGCTTCGGTTGGAAACTTCACCCAGAGgcgccccttccctccctgcgGGGCTTCGAGGTCGCCCCAACCCTCCAAGGAGAGGCAGCTGGCTTCGCTGCGGGGCAGAAGTGGGGCTCGCCTTAGAGGGCCGGTTATGGCTAAACTCGGGGGACCCAGGCTCTACCGTGGGTGGCCCGGCTAGCTCCGGGCGCCTAGGGCGCTTCCACTCTGCCTTCCTCCGGTCTCGAGCCTTGGCAGAAATCCGGTGTCCCAAGAGCCTCATAGCTGCAAAGTAAACTTTTAGCAGTTGTGCCTTAGAGCTACTGGTAGAGAGCCGAGCGGAGGGGGTGCTGTCCCAGTACTCGCGCCGGGGTGCCCGCGTGGATCCCTGCTCAGCAACTGCTTGCTCAAGGGGGCCCTTTTTCTGAGTCTGCGGCTCGATTAGGACCCCCGCCTCTTAGAAGAGGTGCCCTTTGCGTGCGGGGTGGGATGGGATAGGTGTGTATCAGTGTCCGCTCCGGGGACCGAGGCCTGACAATAGAGTCGAGTGTTCGCTTTTTTTCAAGTGCAGACGAGCCCAGCGAGGGGTCTGGCTTTGAGGAAGTGCGAAGAACTTATCCTGGCGACCCTCAGAAACGCTTTGCttttcagcaggaaaaaaaaaaagtttgcttatCTAGAGAcagtttttcctatttcttccttgaGAACAACCCTTGACTATTTACTCTGGCTCCTGGCCAAGAGGGTGTATTTAGGCCACAGATTGAGGGCCTTGATCAAGAAATCAGAGGCTTGGGTCTATTGTAAAATCATCTCCTGTAAAAGGTCAGAAAGGTCACCAGCACTCCACTGGGGGTGGAAGAGC from Balaenoptera musculus isolate JJ_BM4_2016_0621 chromosome X, mBalMus1.pri.v3, whole genome shotgun sequence carries:
- the SOX3 gene encoding transcription factor SOX-3; its protein translation is MRPARDNASGASSLRVPADSARSTSASLPFLPDPLAHRPPSAPPTESSGLFTVAAPVPGAPSPPATLAHLLPAPAMYSLLETELKNPVGPPTPAAGAGGPAAPGGAGKSSANAAGGANAGGGSGGGASAGGGGGGGGGSDQDRVKRPMNAFMVWSRGQRRKMALENPKMHNSEISKRLGADWKLLTDAEKRPFIDEAKRLRAVHMKEYPDYKYRPRRKTKTLLKKDKYSLPGGLLPPGAAAAAAAAAAAAAASSPVGVGQRLDTYTHVNGWANGAYSLVQEQLGYAQPATMSSPPPPPALPQMHRYDMAGLQYSPMMPPGAQSYMNAAAAAAAASGYGGMAPSAAAAAAAYGQQPATAAAAAAAAAMSLGPMGTVVKTEPSSPPPAIASHSQRACLGDLRDMISMYLPPGGDAADAASPLPGGRLHSVHQHYQGAGTAVNGTVPLTHI